From Nguyenibacter vanlangensis, one genomic window encodes:
- the nuoK gene encoding NADH-quinone oxidoreductase subunit NuoK, with protein sequence MNGGLGSIGIGPYLAVSAVLLVLGVFGIFLNRKNVIIILMSIELILLSANLNFVAFSSALGDLSGQVFTLFVLTIAAAESAIGLAIVTVYFRNRGSIEVEDISMMKG encoded by the coding sequence GTGAACGGCGGTTTGGGAAGCATCGGCATCGGGCCGTATCTGGCGGTCAGTGCCGTCCTGCTGGTTCTGGGCGTGTTCGGGATTTTCCTGAACCGCAAGAACGTCATCATCATCCTGATGTCGATCGAGTTGATCCTGCTGTCGGCGAACCTGAATTTCGTCGCGTTTTCCTCGGCGCTCGGCGATCTGTCCGGGCAGGTCTTCACCTTGTTCGTCCTGACCATCGCAGCGGCGGAATCCGCGATCGGCCTGGCGATCGTAACGGTCTATTTCCGCAATCGCGGATCGATCGAGGTCGAAGACATCAGCATGATGAAGGGGTGA
- a CDS encoding NADH-quinone oxidoreductase subunit J, protein MMTQIVFYVFATVLVLSAGMVVSARNPVHSVLFLILAFFNAAGLFLVAGAEFLAMILVIVYVGAVAVLFLFVVMMLDVRFTEMREGLQRYAPFGAAVGGVLLAELVLAFGHWRVASQIGAIGHLVPAPGRSNTAALGDVLYTHYVFLFQACGLVLLVAMIGAIVLTLRERPMGRRQNIERQHARTATESLEMMALPLGGGVIGNGGFLRPKESYFIASVPGSYGVTDEIAPEAATRAEGAADQEGAAR, encoded by the coding sequence ATGATGACCCAAATCGTCTTCTATGTATTTGCGACGGTGCTGGTCCTGTCGGCCGGGATGGTGGTCAGCGCCCGCAACCCGGTCCATTCGGTACTGTTCCTGATCCTGGCCTTCTTCAACGCCGCGGGGCTGTTCCTGGTCGCGGGGGCCGAGTTTCTGGCGATGATCCTGGTCATCGTCTATGTCGGCGCGGTGGCGGTGCTGTTCCTGTTCGTCGTCATGATGCTGGATGTGCGCTTCACCGAAATGCGCGAGGGGCTGCAGCGTTATGCACCGTTCGGGGCCGCGGTGGGCGGGGTGCTGCTGGCGGAGTTGGTGCTGGCCTTCGGCCATTGGCGGGTCGCGTCGCAGATCGGCGCGATCGGCCATCTGGTGCCGGCGCCGGGGCGGAGCAACACGGCCGCGCTGGGTGACGTGCTTTACACGCACTATGTCTTCCTGTTCCAGGCCTGCGGGCTGGTGCTGCTGGTCGCGATGATCGGGGCGATCGTGCTGACCCTGCGCGAGCGGCCGATGGGGCGGCGGCAGAATATCGAGCGCCAGCATGCACGCACCGCGACGGAATCGCTGGAGATGATGGCCCTGCCGCTGGGCGGAGGGGTGATCGGCAACGGGGGATTCCTGCGGCCGAAGGAGTCCTATTTCATTGCCTCCGTTCCCGGATCGTACGGCGTGACGGACGAGATCGCGCCGGAGGCGGCGACGCGGGCCGAAGGCGCTGCGGACCAGGAAGGAGCGGCGCGGTGA
- the nuoI gene encoding NADH-quinone oxidoreductase subunit NuoI: MGYLDRTVRSFLLAELVAGMGATLKAFFKPKATINYPYEKGPLSPRFRGEHALRRYPNGEERCIACKLCEATCPAEAITIEAEPREDGSRRTTRYDIDMTKCIYCGLCEEACPVDAIVEGPNYEFATETREELMYNKEKLLANGDRWESVLARRLELDAPYR; the protein is encoded by the coding sequence ATGGGATATCTGGACCGGACTGTCCGCTCCTTCCTGCTGGCCGAGCTGGTGGCCGGCATGGGGGCGACCTTGAAGGCGTTCTTCAAGCCCAAGGCCACGATCAACTACCCTTATGAAAAGGGGCCGCTGTCGCCGCGCTTTCGCGGCGAGCATGCGCTGCGCCGCTATCCGAACGGCGAGGAGCGGTGCATCGCCTGCAAATTGTGCGAGGCGACCTGCCCCGCCGAGGCGATCACGATCGAGGCCGAGCCGCGCGAGGACGGGTCGCGGCGCACCACGCGCTATGACATCGACATGACGAAATGCATCTATTGCGGGCTGTGCGAGGAAGCGTGCCCCGTCGATGCGATCGTCGAAGGCCCGAACTATGAATTCGCGACCGAGACGCGCGAAGAGCTGATGTACAACAAGGAAAAGCTGCTGGCCAACGGCGATCGCTGGGAAAGCGTGCTGGCGCGGCGGCTGGAGCTCGATGCGCCTTATCGCTGA